One part of the Sphingobium yanoikuyae genome encodes these proteins:
- the ppc gene encoding phosphoenolpyruvate carboxylase produces the protein MESINPAQSAPAITQNPDIRYLGRLLGDVIRAYGGEKLYKQTEYIRSASVDRARGLQGADLTDTGLDALNLDDTLNFTRGFMLFSMLANLAEDRQGVAAEPGADVASAVAKLESHGIGKDAVLELLSHSLIVPVLTAHPTEVRRKSMIDHKNRIADLMQLKDAGRTETDDGENLDEAIFRQIALLWQTRPLRREKLFVQDEIDNVLTYFRDIFLPTLPALYGRWERVLGARPHSFLRVGNWIGGDRDGNPFVQAPQLRSALGRGCEAALAYYMESIHALGAELSVSTELAHVPEAVLALAEASGDASPSRQDEPYRRAISGIYARLATTYVHLVGKAPPRPSALKGEPYAAPGDFRRDLVTVAQGLASEGDGALSTGGALGRLIRAVETFGFHLATLDMRQNSDVHQRVVAELLKVAGVEADYAGLDEFARIALLRRELATNRPLGTRFSEYSEETASELAIVHAAAEAHRTYGPQCITHYIISKAESVSDMLEVNILLKEAGLWRAPENGDPAKAAIMSIPLFETIGDLEAAPKIMTAYFGLPEIAGVVQARGHQEVMIGYSDSNKDGGYITSTWSLYKASQALEPVFAEAGAAMQLFHGRGGAVGRGGGSAFKAIQAQPRGSVQGRIRITEQGEVIAAKFGARDVAMTNLEAMTSATLLASLEPEGVSAKDAARFAAAMDELSKNAFTAYRDLVYGTDGFKEFFRQLTPIQEISGLKIGSRPASRTKSTAIEDLRAIPWVFSWAQARVMLPGWYGFGHAIAAFEDKALLADMAQHWSFLQSALANLEMVLAKSDLGIAARYLPLVEDQAKAETLFGRIREGWSLTHDGLLAATGQSRLLERSPTTETSIRLRLPYIEPLNLLQVELLKRYRAGEDDARIKEGIELSINAIATALRNSG, from the coding sequence ATGGAGAGCATAAACCCCGCCCAATCCGCGCCTGCGATCACGCAGAATCCCGACATCCGTTATCTGGGACGCCTGCTGGGCGATGTCATTCGGGCCTATGGCGGGGAGAAACTCTACAAGCAGACCGAATATATCCGCTCCGCCTCGGTCGACCGCGCGCGCGGGCTGCAGGGGGCGGACCTGACAGACACGGGCCTCGATGCCCTCAATCTCGACGACACGCTCAACTTCACCCGCGGCTTCATGCTGTTCTCGATGCTCGCCAATCTGGCCGAGGATCGGCAGGGCGTGGCGGCGGAACCGGGCGCCGATGTCGCGTCGGCGGTGGCCAAGCTCGAATCGCATGGCATCGGCAAGGATGCTGTCCTGGAATTGCTGTCGCACAGCCTGATCGTGCCGGTGCTGACCGCCCACCCGACCGAGGTGCGGCGCAAAAGCATGATCGACCACAAGAATCGCATCGCCGACCTGATGCAGCTGAAGGATGCCGGGCGGACCGAGACGGATGATGGCGAGAATCTGGACGAGGCGATCTTCCGCCAGATCGCGCTGCTGTGGCAGACGCGCCCGCTGCGCCGCGAAAAGCTGTTCGTGCAGGACGAGATCGACAATGTCCTGACCTATTTCCGCGATATCTTCCTGCCCACGCTGCCGGCGCTCTATGGCCGGTGGGAGCGGGTGCTGGGCGCACGGCCGCACAGCTTCCTGCGGGTCGGCAACTGGATCGGCGGCGACCGTGACGGCAACCCGTTCGTCCAGGCGCCGCAGCTGCGATCGGCGCTGGGCCGGGGCTGCGAGGCGGCGCTGGCCTATTATATGGAATCGATCCATGCGCTGGGTGCGGAACTGTCGGTCTCGACCGAACTCGCCCATGTGCCCGAAGCGGTGCTGGCGCTGGCGGAGGCGAGCGGCGACGCATCGCCCAGCCGGCAGGACGAGCCCTATCGCCGCGCCATTTCGGGCATTTATGCGCGACTGGCGACCACCTATGTCCATCTGGTCGGCAAGGCCCCGCCGCGCCCGTCGGCGCTGAAGGGCGAGCCCTACGCCGCGCCGGGCGATTTCCGCCGCGACCTCGTCACCGTGGCGCAGGGGCTGGCGAGCGAGGGCGATGGCGCGCTGTCGACCGGCGGCGCGCTCGGCCGGCTGATCCGCGCGGTCGAAACCTTCGGCTTCCATCTCGCCACGCTCGACATGCGGCAGAATAGCGACGTGCATCAGCGCGTGGTCGCCGAACTGCTGAAGGTCGCCGGGGTCGAGGCGGATTATGCCGGGCTGGACGAATTTGCCCGCATCGCCCTGTTGCGCAGGGAACTGGCGACGAACCGGCCGCTCGGCACGCGCTTTTCGGAATATTCCGAGGAAACGGCGTCGGAGCTGGCGATCGTCCATGCCGCAGCCGAGGCGCACCGCACCTATGGGCCGCAGTGCATCACCCATTATATCATTTCCAAGGCCGAAAGCGTGTCCGACATGCTGGAGGTCAATATCCTGCTGAAGGAAGCGGGACTGTGGCGCGCGCCGGAAAATGGCGACCCGGCCAAGGCGGCGATCATGTCGATCCCGCTGTTCGAGACGATCGGCGACCTTGAGGCCGCGCCCAAGATCATGACCGCCTATTTCGGCCTGCCCGAAATTGCCGGGGTGGTGCAGGCGCGCGGCCATCAGGAAGTGATGATCGGCTATTCCGACAGCAACAAGGATGGCGGCTATATCACCTCGACCTGGAGCCTCTACAAGGCGAGCCAGGCGCTGGAGCCGGTCTTTGCCGAGGCCGGGGCGGCGATGCAGCTGTTCCATGGTCGCGGTGGCGCGGTCGGGCGCGGCGGCGGTTCGGCGTTCAAGGCGATCCAGGCGCAGCCGCGCGGCAGCGTGCAGGGGCGCATCCGCATCACCGAGCAGGGCGAGGTGATCGCGGCCAAGTTCGGCGCGCGCGACGTGGCGATGACCAATCTGGAAGCGATGACCAGCGCGACCCTGCTGGCCAGCCTGGAACCCGAAGGCGTGTCGGCGAAGGATGCCGCCCGCTTTGCCGCGGCGATGGACGAGCTGTCGAAGAACGCCTTCACCGCCTATCGCGATCTGGTCTACGGCACCGATGGGTTCAAGGAATTCTTCCGCCAGCTCACCCCGATCCAGGAAATCTCCGGCCTCAAGATCGGGTCGCGTCCGGCGAGCCGGACCAAGAGCACCGCGATCGAGGATCTGCGCGCCATTCCCTGGGTGTTCAGCTGGGCACAGGCCCGCGTCATGCTGCCGGGCTGGTATGGTTTCGGCCATGCGATCGCCGCGTTCGAGGACAAGGCGCTGCTGGCGGACATGGCGCAGCACTGGTCCTTCCTGCAGTCGGCGCTGGCCAATCTGGAGATGGTGCTGGCGAAGTCCGACCTCGGCATTGCGGCGCGATATCTGCCGCTGGTCGAGGACCAGGCCAAGGCGGAAACGCTGTTCGGGCGTATCCGCGAAGGCTGGTCGCTGACCCATGACGGGCTGCTGGCGGCCACCGGCCAGTCGCGCCTGCTGGAACGGAGCCCGACGACCGAGACGTCGATCCGGCTGCGGCTTCCCTATATCGAGCCGCTCAATCTGCTGCAGGTCGAACTGCTCAAGCGCTATCGCGCCGGCGAGGATGATGCCCGGATCAAGGAAGGCATCGAACTGTCGATCAACGCGATCGCGACCGCGCTGCGCAACAGCGGTTGA
- a CDS encoding helicase HerA domain-containing protein: MTASISIGNDGTGNPVLVDVEELLATRLLVQGNSGSGKSHLLRRLLEESAPMVQQVVIDPEGDFVTLADEYGHVVIDAGDYNEREIVKMAARIREHRASVVLSLESLELEAQMRCAATFLSTLFDAPRDHWYPALVVVDEAQMFAPVAAGDVSDEARRLSLAAMTNLMCRGRKRGLAGVIATQRLAKLAKNVAAEASNFLMGRTFLDIDMARAADLLGMERRQAEQIRDLERGRFLGLGPAIARRPVAVKIGAVKTGTRGGTHKLMPPPITTGEDFQELLFARVEEESMPPPPPRAEPPARPAEEIMRQLADVPSAKPAAPELDFGENEPIVIAVLDEIVADLGEAVPSVAALFQDFGVRCRMKGLRKPPLDLPAFRKRFAMALAGMSDSADPRWEEPIRAADPVPEDMLAPFLLIARAAMEGEPCPEDTVLARAYGTSSPGRVRRLIEYMEKLGVIVARTDFGGRRSIGIPALGLSTAAAE; encoded by the coding sequence GTGACCGCCAGCATCAGCATAGGAAATGACGGCACGGGCAATCCCGTGCTGGTCGATGTCGAGGAACTGCTTGCCACCCGTCTGCTCGTCCAGGGCAATTCCGGGTCGGGCAAGTCGCATCTTCTGCGCCGCCTGCTGGAGGAAAGCGCGCCGATGGTGCAGCAGGTGGTGATCGACCCGGAAGGCGATTTCGTCACCCTGGCCGACGAATATGGCCATGTCGTGATCGATGCCGGCGATTATAATGAGCGCGAGATCGTCAAGATGGCGGCCCGCATCCGCGAACATCGCGCGTCGGTGGTGCTGAGCCTCGAGTCGTTGGAACTGGAAGCGCAGATGCGCTGCGCCGCGACCTTCCTGTCGACCCTGTTCGATGCGCCGCGCGACCATTGGTATCCCGCCTTGGTGGTGGTGGACGAGGCGCAGATGTTCGCCCCGGTCGCCGCCGGCGATGTATCGGACGAGGCCCGGCGCCTGTCGCTCGCCGCCATGACCAACCTGATGTGTCGTGGCCGCAAGCGCGGCCTGGCCGGCGTCATCGCCACCCAGCGCCTGGCCAAGCTGGCCAAGAATGTCGCGGCCGAAGCCTCCAACTTCCTGATGGGCCGCACCTTCCTGGACATCGACATGGCCCGTGCCGCCGACCTGCTGGGCATGGAGCGCCGCCAGGCGGAGCAGATCCGCGATCTGGAGCGTGGCCGTTTCCTGGGGCTTGGGCCCGCGATCGCCCGCCGCCCGGTGGCGGTGAAGATCGGTGCGGTAAAGACCGGCACGCGCGGCGGCACGCACAAGCTGATGCCGCCGCCGATCACCACCGGCGAGGATTTTCAGGAATTGCTGTTCGCGCGGGTCGAGGAAGAATCGATGCCGCCGCCCCCACCCCGCGCCGAACCGCCGGCACGCCCGGCCGAGGAGATCATGCGCCAGCTTGCCGATGTGCCGTCGGCCAAGCCCGCCGCGCCGGAACTGGATTTCGGCGAGAATGAGCCGATCGTGATCGCCGTGCTGGACGAAATCGTCGCGGACCTGGGCGAAGCCGTCCCCAGCGTCGCCGCCCTGTTCCAGGATTTCGGCGTCCGCTGCCGGATGAAGGGGCTGCGCAAGCCGCCGCTCGACCTGCCCGCCTTCCGCAAGCGCTTCGCCATGGCGCTCGCCGGCATGAGCGATTCGGCCGACCCGCGCTGGGAAGAGCCGATCCGCGCCGCCGATCCGGTGCCCGAGGATATGCTGGCGCCCTTCCTGCTGATCGCCCGCGCGGCGATGGAGGGCGAGCCCTGCCCCGAGGATACGGTGCTGGCCCGCGCCTATGGCACCAGCTCGCCCGGCCGTGTGCGCCGGCTGATCGAATATATGGAGAAGCTGGGCGTGATCGTCGCGCGCACCGATTTCGGCGGCCGCCGCTCGATCGGCATCCCCGCTCTTGGCCTCAGCACGGCCGCCGCCGAATGA
- a CDS encoding low molecular weight protein-tyrosine-phosphatase — protein sequence MTQASVLFVCLGNICRSPLAEAALRAEAEQAGLDIVVDSAGTGDWHVGDAPDPRAQAVARRHGIDISGYRGRQAKPADFHRFTHIFALDSDNLANLRRIRPADGTASLSLLMDLVPGREGSGVTDPYYGNDAGFDITWDDVTRAARAIVARLQT from the coding sequence ATGACGCAGGCGTCGGTCCTGTTCGTCTGCCTCGGCAATATCTGTCGCTCCCCGCTCGCCGAAGCCGCGCTGCGGGCGGAGGCCGAACAGGCCGGACTGGACATAGTGGTGGATTCGGCCGGCACTGGCGACTGGCATGTCGGCGACGCGCCCGATCCGCGCGCGCAGGCGGTAGCGCGGCGCCATGGCATCGACATCAGTGGCTATCGCGGGCGGCAGGCGAAGCCGGCGGATTTCCACCGCTTCACCCATATCTTCGCGCTCGACAGCGACAATCTCGCCAATCTGCGCCGCATCCGCCCCGCCGACGGGACCGCCAGCCTGTCGCTGCTGATGGACCTGGTGCCGGGGCGCGAGGGCAGCGGGGTCACCGACCCCTATTATGGCAATGATGCCGGCTTCGACATCACCTGGGACGATGTCACCCGCGCCGCCAGGGCGATCGTGGCCAGGCTCCAGACCTGA
- a CDS encoding pirin family protein has translation MSIRTSEVDGVDLVILPPVRDLGDGFSVRRALPSAHRRMVGPFIFFDQMGEATFNSGEGLDVRPHPHIGLATVTYLLEGEILHRDSVGSVQSIRPGEVNWMTAGSGIVHSERTSEENRAKGGKLFGLQTWVALPTQAEEVDPGFAHHKADEIPTIEDAGTRLTLIAGSSDGLVSPVKTFSDMVYADIALQDGARYQLKAEHVERAIYVVQGEVEVIGQTGGFASGELVVFKPGAEIILRARGATRLMLMGGEPLPEKRHIFWNFVSSSPERIEQAKADWQAQRFAPVPEEHEFIPLPA, from the coding sequence ATGTCCATCCGCACTTCAGAGGTCGACGGCGTCGATCTGGTCATCCTGCCCCCGGTCCGCGATCTGGGCGATGGCTTCTCGGTCCGCCGCGCGCTGCCGTCCGCGCATCGCCGCATGGTCGGCCCCTTCATCTTCTTCGACCAGATGGGCGAGGCGACCTTCAACAGCGGCGAGGGGCTGGACGTGCGCCCGCATCCGCATATTGGCCTCGCCACCGTCACCTATCTGCTGGAGGGTGAAATCCTGCACCGCGACAGCGTCGGATCGGTCCAGTCGATCCGCCCCGGCGAGGTCAACTGGATGACCGCGGGCAGCGGCATCGTCCATAGCGAGCGCACCAGCGAGGAAAATCGCGCCAAGGGCGGCAAGCTGTTCGGCCTGCAGACCTGGGTTGCGCTGCCGACGCAGGCGGAGGAAGTCGATCCGGGCTTCGCCCATCACAAGGCCGACGAAATCCCGACGATCGAGGATGCGGGCACGCGCCTGACCCTGATCGCCGGCAGCTCCGATGGTCTGGTGTCCCCGGTGAAGACCTTCTCCGACATGGTCTACGCCGATATCGCGCTGCAGGACGGCGCCCGTTATCAGCTCAAGGCCGAGCATGTCGAACGCGCCATCTATGTGGTGCAGGGCGAAGTCGAGGTGATCGGCCAGACCGGCGGCTTCGCGAGCGGCGAACTGGTGGTGTTCAAGCCCGGCGCGGAGATCATCCTGCGCGCCAGGGGCGCGACCCGGCTGATGCTGATGGGCGGCGAACCGCTGCCCGAGAAGCGCCATATCTTCTGGAACTTCGTTTCTTCCTCGCCCGAGCGGATCGAGCAGGCCAAGGCCGATTGGCAGGCCCAGCGCTTCGCCCCGGTGCCGGAAGAGCATGAATTCATCCCCCTCCCGGCATAA
- a CDS encoding pirin family protein, with protein sequence MIELRPFDSLGGANHGWLDAKHHFSFAGYHDPARVHWGNLRVWNDDTIAPGTGFPPHPHRDMEIITYVREGAITHQDNLGNKGRTEAGDVQVMSAGTGITHSEYNREDVTTQIFQIWIIPTRDGEAPSWGSRPFPKGERSGQFVTLASGYGNDNDALPIRTDARVVAATLKAGESAEYPIGKDRKAYLVPATGAIQIDDVRANARDGVAIQDLDVIRVTAIEDSEIVLVDAA encoded by the coding sequence ATGATCGAACTTCGTCCTTTCGACAGCCTGGGCGGCGCCAATCATGGCTGGCTGGATGCCAAGCATCATTTCTCGTTCGCCGGCTATCATGATCCCGCCCGCGTCCATTGGGGCAATCTGCGCGTCTGGAATGACGACACGATCGCGCCGGGCACCGGCTTTCCGCCGCACCCGCACCGCGACATGGAAATCATCACCTATGTCCGCGAAGGCGCGATCACCCATCAGGACAATCTGGGCAACAAGGGCCGGACCGAGGCGGGCGATGTGCAGGTCATGTCGGCCGGCACCGGCATCACCCATTCGGAATATAATCGCGAGGATGTGACGACGCAGATCTTCCAGATCTGGATCATCCCGACCCGCGACGGCGAAGCACCCAGCTGGGGCTCGCGTCCCTTCCCCAAGGGCGAGCGCAGCGGCCAGTTCGTGACGCTGGCGTCGGGTTACGGGAATGACAATGACGCGCTGCCGATCCGTACCGATGCGCGGGTTGTCGCCGCGACGCTGAAGGCGGGCGAGAGCGCCGAATATCCGATCGGCAAGGATCGCAAGGCCTATCTGGTCCCGGCCACCGGCGCGATCCAGATCGACGATGTGCGGGCCAATGCCCGCGACGGCGTGGCGATCCAGGATCTGGATGTCATCCGCGTGACGGCGATCGAGGATAGCGAGATCGTGTTGGTCGACGCGGCCTGA
- a CDS encoding LysR family transcriptional regulator produces the protein MNNPGTPTFDQLRIFLTIVDTGSFAAAGRKLNRAVSVISYGIANLEAQLGVLLFEREGTRKPQLTVAGRALLAEARSIAHGMDGLRAKVKGLLDGLEAEVNLAVDVMLPAERLGKVLRAFAKEFPTVQLRLHAEALGAIVAMVLDRGAVIGISGPLSAGVEGIESMSAGLVPMVPVAAPDHPLGRMEAIAPGAGRDYTQLVLTDRSRFTEGRDFSVASPKTWRLADLGAKHALLREGIGWGNMPLPMIEADLVAGTLVRLAMPDHPGGTYRFSGIWRRDTPPGPAASWLIEQFVALGADDREAAGMSDV, from the coding sequence GTGAACAATCCCGGCACCCCGACCTTCGACCAGCTGCGCATCTTCCTCACCATCGTCGACACTGGCAGCTTCGCCGCCGCCGGGCGCAAGCTCAATCGCGCCGTGTCGGTCATCAGCTATGGCATCGCCAATCTGGAGGCGCAGCTGGGCGTGCTGCTGTTCGAGCGTGAAGGCACGCGCAAGCCGCAGCTCACCGTCGCCGGCCGCGCGCTGCTGGCCGAGGCGCGCAGCATCGCCCATGGCATGGACGGGCTGCGCGCCAAGGTGAAGGGCCTGCTCGACGGGCTGGAGGCGGAGGTCAATCTGGCCGTCGACGTGATGTTGCCGGCCGAGCGGCTGGGCAAGGTGCTCCGCGCCTTTGCCAAGGAATTTCCCACGGTGCAGCTGCGCCTCCATGCCGAGGCGCTGGGCGCGATCGTGGCGATGGTGCTGGACCGGGGCGCGGTGATCGGCATTTCCGGGCCGCTGTCGGCCGGGGTCGAGGGGATTGAGAGCATGTCCGCCGGACTGGTGCCGATGGTCCCGGTGGCCGCGCCCGACCATCCGCTCGGCCGGATGGAGGCGATCGCGCCGGGTGCCGGTCGCGACTATACCCAGTTGGTGCTGACCGACCGGTCGCGCTTTACCGAAGGCCGCGATTTCTCGGTCGCCAGCCCCAAGACCTGGCGCCTTGCCGATCTGGGCGCGAAGCATGCGCTGCTGCGCGAAGGCATTGGCTGGGGCAATATGCCGCTGCCGATGATCGAGGCGGATCTGGTCGCGGGCACATTGGTGCGGCTCGCCATGCCCGATCATCCCGGCGGCACCTATCGCTTCTCGGGCATCTGGCGCCGCGACACCCCGCCCGGCCCGGCCGCATCCTGGCTGATCGAGCAGTTCGTCGCGCTGGGCGCCGACGATCGCGAAGCGGCCGGGATGAGCGACGTCTAG
- a CDS encoding toll/interleukin-1 receptor domain-containing protein produces MNKVKEAPATVGARQYRAFLSYSHADERAAGKLHHWLETYRMPRRLVGIQAGRAAVPRRLTPIFRDRAELPAASSLDEQVRLALSQSDALLVLCSPAAKASRWVNAEIALFRELHPDRPIIAALVAGEPADSFPAALIARDADGIEREPIAADFRADSDGPKLARLKIVAGLTGVPLDQIIQRDAQRQLRRVIAVTFVALFLVLLMAAMLVFVARARSEAESQRQQAEGLIEFMLTDLREKLEGVGRLDVLQTVNKRALAYYADQPDLETLPGDSLERRARILQAMGEDDFKRGDTPEAIAQFREAYRVTSTLLAAAPNDPQRLFAHAQSEFWLGYVDFIRDRNDAALTRFQSYQALAERLVQLRPANDAYWRELGYAQGNICTIALARKNPDRTLQSCKGALDTMMRVQRLAPGDPAIAADLANRHAWMADALRLQGDDRAALVQREKQDAILRSLLRRDPKNAGYLQDWMLARYSMSNLLYDLGETDRAKALRAEARADVADLVARDPANKDWQVWQGKLAKPLTKGSK; encoded by the coding sequence ATGAACAAGGTCAAGGAGGCGCCTGCCACGGTCGGCGCGCGCCAATATCGTGCTTTTCTGAGCTACAGCCATGCCGACGAGCGCGCGGCGGGAAAACTGCATCATTGGCTGGAAACCTACCGGATGCCCAGGCGACTGGTCGGCATACAGGCCGGCCGGGCGGCGGTCCCGCGCCGGCTGACCCCGATCTTTCGCGATCGCGCCGAATTGCCGGCCGCTTCCAGCCTCGACGAACAGGTGCGCCTGGCCCTGTCCCAGTCGGACGCCCTGCTGGTGCTATGCTCGCCAGCGGCGAAGGCCTCGCGCTGGGTCAATGCGGAAATCGCGCTGTTCCGCGAACTTCATCCCGACCGGCCGATCATCGCCGCGCTGGTCGCGGGTGAGCCGGCCGACAGCTTTCCCGCCGCGCTGATCGCGCGCGATGCCGATGGCATAGAGCGTGAACCGATCGCCGCCGATTTTCGCGCCGACAGCGACGGCCCCAAACTGGCCCGGTTGAAGATCGTCGCCGGCCTGACCGGCGTACCGCTTGACCAGATCATCCAGCGCGACGCCCAGCGCCAGTTGCGCCGTGTGATAGCCGTCACATTTGTTGCGCTTTTTCTTGTCCTATTGATGGCGGCAATGCTGGTCTTTGTCGCGCGGGCAAGGAGCGAGGCAGAAAGCCAGCGCCAGCAGGCAGAGGGACTGATCGAATTCATGCTGACCGATCTGCGGGAAAAGCTGGAGGGCGTTGGCCGGCTCGACGTGCTGCAGACGGTGAACAAGCGTGCGCTCGCTTATTATGCCGACCAGCCCGACCTGGAAACATTGCCGGGCGATTCGCTCGAACGGCGCGCCCGTATCCTGCAGGCCATGGGCGAGGATGATTTCAAACGCGGCGACACGCCCGAAGCCATCGCCCAGTTTCGCGAGGCCTATCGCGTCACTTCAACCCTGCTGGCCGCCGCACCGAACGATCCGCAACGCCTGTTCGCCCATGCCCAGAGCGAATTCTGGCTCGGCTATGTCGATTTTATCCGCGATCGGAACGACGCCGCCCTGACACGCTTCCAATCCTATCAGGCGCTGGCCGAAAGGCTGGTGCAGTTGCGTCCGGCGAACGACGCCTATTGGCGGGAACTGGGCTATGCGCAGGGCAATATCTGCACCATCGCCCTCGCCAGGAAGAATCCCGACAGAACATTGCAAAGCTGCAAGGGCGCGCTCGACACCATGATGCGGGTCCAGCGCCTGGCGCCCGGCGATCCGGCGATCGCCGCGGACCTCGCCAATCGCCATGCCTGGATGGCGGACGCGCTGCGCCTGCAGGGGGATGACCGGGCGGCACTGGTGCAGCGCGAAAAGCAGGACGCGATCCTGCGGTCGCTGCTCCGGCGCGATCCGAAAAATGCCGGTTATCTGCAGGACTGGATGCTCGCGCGCTATTCCATGTCGAACCTGCTCTATGATCTGGGTGAAACCGATCGCGCCAAGGCGTTGCGCGCCGAGGCCCGCGCCGACGTCGCCGACCTGGTGGCGCGCGATCCGGCGAACAAGGACTGGCAGGTCTGGCAGGGCAAGCTGGCCAAACCATTGACGAAGGGGAGCAAATAA
- a CDS encoding nucleotide synthetase has translation MSTLNYTQYGLAPLIEVELEDGVAPLQFNVALRGEKGWVSLRYEQPGVTDHDYIAITENSIVEINLIGDQLFFSKNYDAITTEEPLSSFYGGLIYDDYHADQDRYKTVRFQARYNQGGKYGTRHGFNINIDLLQNPSATEPKWIPLSIDPDIKNPPPKED, from the coding sequence ATGTCGACGCTGAATTATACCCAATATGGCCTGGCGCCATTGATCGAGGTCGAACTGGAAGATGGCGTCGCGCCGCTGCAGTTCAACGTCGCGCTAAGGGGTGAGAAGGGTTGGGTTTCGCTGCGCTATGAACAGCCCGGCGTCACCGATCATGACTATATCGCCATCACCGAAAATTCGATCGTGGAAATCAACCTGATCGGCGATCAGCTGTTCTTCTCGAAAAATTACGACGCCATCACGACCGAGGAGCCGCTCTCTTCCTTTTACGGCGGCTTGATCTATGATGATTATCACGCCGATCAGGACCGCTACAAGACCGTCCGGTTCCAGGCACGCTACAACCAGGGCGGCAAATATGGCACGCGGCACGGCTTCAACATCAATATCGACCTGCTGCAAAATCCCAGTGCCACCGAACCCAAATGGATCCCGCTGTCGATCGACCCTGACATCAAGAATCCACCGCCCAAGGAAGACTGA
- a CDS encoding TRAFs-binding domain-containing protein translates to MILPILAQIRRVARSGDTVRAWTMFGAAGLLPSRDRDALTLKGRLLKDRALRSEGAERAALLDEARQAYLQAASDCRATYPLINAATLAFLNDHPADAADLARQVLTLLDSGDHVQETRYWLAATAAEAHLLLGDEAAAQAALTQAMTAAPDAWEDHAATLRQFHEILTRQGRSTAILDPLRPPPSLYFSGIIGLPDNEEEARGKIEAALDQIAPGAAFGALAAGADILIAECALFRGIQLHIVLPTSLDVFRQSSVGRFGDHWLARFDRLIDMADSLDAPDAITSLSNAAIDKGCEIAMGLALRRADAFATQAIALHIGRASDQPAPAYRLWQSRTLPVRKIILEQSMPPSGDALPMAANKAVLASTTRLAPTMRESANGLHFEAFDDMATAMLQASLILKDWPDHGLALEYQTVMPNDPIDGEDCLALLLAPAAPAGSICMPWPQAAAMALQGPGYRFEIAGEVMTRQGDCPVGHYYPPSS, encoded by the coding sequence ATGATCCTTCCGATCCTTGCGCAGATCCGCAGGGTCGCACGCAGCGGCGACACCGTTCGCGCCTGGACAATGTTCGGCGCGGCGGGCTTGCTGCCGTCACGCGACAGGGATGCGCTGACCCTCAAGGGCCGGCTGCTCAAGGATCGGGCGCTGCGCAGCGAGGGCGCCGAACGCGCCGCGCTGCTGGACGAGGCGCGACAGGCCTATCTCCAGGCGGCCAGCGACTGCCGCGCCACCTATCCGCTCATCAATGCCGCCACCCTCGCCTTTCTGAACGATCACCCCGCCGACGCGGCCGACCTCGCCCGCCAGGTGCTGACACTGCTCGACAGCGGCGATCATGTGCAGGAGACGCGCTACTGGCTGGCGGCGACAGCGGCCGAAGCCCATCTGCTGCTGGGTGACGAGGCCGCAGCGCAGGCCGCCCTGACACAGGCCATGACGGCCGCGCCGGATGCCTGGGAAGATCATGCCGCAACCCTGCGGCAATTCCACGAGATATTGACCAGGCAGGGGCGCTCGACCGCAATCCTCGATCCGCTGCGCCCGCCACCCAGCCTCTATTTCAGCGGCATCATCGGCCTGCCGGACAATGAGGAGGAAGCGCGCGGCAAGATCGAGGCGGCACTCGACCAGATTGCGCCGGGTGCCGCCTTCGGGGCGCTCGCCGCGGGCGCCGATATCCTGATCGCCGAATGCGCCCTTTTCCGGGGCATCCAGTTGCACATCGTCCTGCCGACAAGTCTCGACGTCTTTCGGCAAAGCTCGGTCGGCCGGTTCGGTGACCATTGGCTCGCCCGCTTCGATCGGCTGATCGACATGGCCGACAGCCTGGACGCGCCCGACGCCATCACCAGCCTGTCCAACGCGGCGATCGACAAGGGGTGCGAGATCGCCATGGGACTGGCGCTGCGCCGTGCCGACGCCTTTGCGACACAGGCCATCGCACTGCATATCGGTCGCGCCTCGGATCAGCCTGCCCCTGCCTATCGGCTGTGGCAGTCACGCACATTGCCCGTGCGCAAGATCATCCTCGAACAATCAATGCCTCCCTCTGGCGATGCGCTGCCCATGGCCGCCAACAAGGCTGTGCTGGCATCGACGACGCGCCTCGCGCCAACCATGCGCGAAAGCGCCAATGGCCTGCATTTCGAGGCATTCGACGATATGGCCACCGCCATGCTCCAGGCCAGCCTGATCCTGAAGGACTGGCCGGACCATGGGCTGGCGCTGGAATATCAAACGGTCATGCCGAACGATCCGATCGATGGCGAGGACTGCCTGGCGCTGCTCCTGGCGCCAGCCGCACCGGCCGGTAGCATCTGCATGCCCTGGCCACAGGCCGCCGCCATGGCGCTGCAAGGCCCCGGATATCGGTTCGAGATTGCCGGTGAAGTGATGACCCGCCAGGGCGATTGCCCGGTCGGCCATTATTATCCGCCGTCCAGCTGA